Proteins encoded by one window of Streptomyces sp. ALI-76-A:
- a CDS encoding ROK family protein, whose protein sequence is MRHVIALDVGGTGIKAALLGAAGTAPSGGTPPRPPVLHQARRATGREHGPEAVVDGILDFAAELRAYGVRHLGEPAEAAGLAVPGIVDEQRGVAAYAANLGWRDVPLRALLGARLGVPVALGHDVRTGGLAEGRIGAGHGADRFLFVPLGTGIAGAIGIGGRVEAGAHGSAGEIGHVVVRPGGAPCPCGQRGCLERYASAAAVSEAWAAVSGHPGADAADCAKAVATGDPKAAEVWQEAVDALADGLVTALTLLDPRVLIIGGGLAEAGETLFTPLRDAVRRRVTFQKPPSIVPAALGDTAGCLGAGLLAWDLLDHTDRTEVTP, encoded by the coding sequence GTGAGACATGTCATCGCCCTCGACGTGGGCGGCACCGGGATCAAGGCCGCCCTGCTGGGGGCGGCCGGCACCGCGCCCTCCGGGGGGACGCCCCCGCGGCCCCCCGTGCTGCACCAGGCCCGCCGCGCCACCGGCCGTGAGCACGGACCGGAGGCGGTCGTCGACGGCATCCTCGACTTCGCCGCCGAACTGCGCGCGTACGGCGTCCGCCACCTCGGCGAGCCCGCCGAGGCGGCCGGGCTGGCCGTCCCCGGCATCGTCGACGAGCAGCGGGGCGTCGCCGCCTACGCCGCCAACCTGGGCTGGCGGGACGTGCCGCTGCGCGCGCTGCTCGGCGCCCGGCTGGGAGTCCCGGTCGCCCTCGGCCACGACGTGCGCACCGGCGGCCTCGCGGAGGGCCGGATCGGCGCCGGCCATGGCGCCGACCGCTTCCTGTTCGTGCCGCTGGGCACCGGCATCGCGGGCGCCATCGGCATCGGCGGCCGGGTCGAGGCGGGCGCCCACGGCTCCGCGGGCGAGATCGGTCACGTCGTCGTCCGGCCGGGCGGCGCCCCCTGTCCGTGCGGGCAGCGCGGCTGTCTGGAGCGGTACGCCTCCGCGGCGGCGGTGAGCGAGGCGTGGGCGGCGGTCTCCGGCCACCCCGGGGCGGACGCGGCCGACTGCGCGAAGGCCGTCGCGACGGGCGACCCGAAGGCAGCAGAGGTGTGGCAGGAGGCCGTCGACGCGCTCGCCGACGGCCTGGTCACCGCGCTCACCCTGCTGGACCCGCGAGTCCTGATCATCGGTGGCGGACTCGCCGAGGCGGGGGAAACCTTGTTCACACCGCTGCGGGACGCCGTCCGGCGACGCGTCACCTTCCAGAAGCCGCCGTCCATCGTCCCCGCGGCGCTGGGAGACACGGCCGGGTGCCTCGGTGCCGGACTGCTGGCCTGGGATCTCCTCGACCACACCGACCGTACGGAGGTAACCCCCTGA
- the nagA gene encoding N-acetylglucosamine-6-phosphate deacetylase, which produces MAVHPGARGTARPAPPDPRPAARDAPLVLSGANVVLPTGTVEDGRVSVEGTRITGTAPENARVVNVEGHWLVPGFVDLHNHGGGGASFTSGTVDDVLKGIHTHRLHGTTTLVASTVTGDMDFLAQRAGLLSELAEQGDIAGIHFEGPFISPCRKGAHAESLLRDPDPAEVRKLVDAARGQARMVTLATELPGGIDSVRLLAEHGVIAAIGHTDATYEQTAEAIEAGATVATHLFNAMPALGHRSPGPIAALLEDERVTVELINDGTHLHPASLQLAFHHAGAGRVAFITDAMDAAGFGDGRYLLGPLEVEVSEGVARLVEGGSIAGSTLTLDRAFQRAVTIDRLPVEDVVAALSANPARLLGMDDTVGSLEPGKHADLVLLDTDFALKGVMRRGEWVVDPQLG; this is translated from the coding sequence ATGGCAGTCCACCCAGGGGCGCGGGGAACTGCGCGACCGGCCCCACCCGACCCGCGGCCCGCCGCCCGCGACGCGCCCCTGGTCCTCTCCGGCGCGAACGTGGTCCTGCCCACCGGAACCGTGGAAGACGGCCGGGTCAGCGTCGAGGGCACCCGCATCACCGGCACCGCCCCGGAGAACGCCCGGGTCGTCAACGTGGAAGGCCACTGGCTGGTCCCCGGTTTCGTCGACCTCCACAACCACGGCGGCGGCGGCGCCTCCTTCACCTCCGGCACGGTCGACGACGTCCTCAAGGGCATCCACACCCACCGGCTGCACGGCACCACCACCCTCGTCGCCTCGACGGTCACCGGCGACATGGACTTCCTGGCCCAGCGGGCCGGTCTGCTCTCCGAGCTGGCCGAGCAGGGCGACATCGCCGGGATCCACTTCGAGGGGCCGTTCATCTCCCCGTGCCGCAAGGGCGCGCACGCCGAGTCACTGCTGCGCGACCCCGACCCGGCGGAGGTCCGCAAGCTGGTCGACGCGGCGCGGGGGCAGGCCAGGATGGTGACGCTGGCCACCGAGCTGCCCGGCGGCATCGACTCCGTGCGGCTGCTGGCCGAGCACGGGGTGATCGCGGCGATCGGGCACACGGACGCCACGTACGAGCAGACGGCCGAGGCGATCGAGGCCGGCGCGACGGTCGCCACCCACCTGTTCAACGCGATGCCGGCGCTCGGCCACCGCTCCCCCGGCCCGATCGCCGCCCTCCTGGAGGACGAGCGGGTCACGGTCGAGCTGATCAACGACGGCACGCATCTGCACCCCGCCTCCCTCCAGCTGGCCTTCCACCACGCGGGCGCGGGCCGGGTGGCGTTCATCACGGACGCGATGGACGCGGCCGGCTTCGGTGACGGCCGCTATCTGCTCGGCCCGCTGGAGGTCGAGGTCAGCGAGGGCGTGGCCCGTCTGGTGGAGGGCGGCTCGATCGCCGGCTCCACCCTCACCCTGGACCGCGCCTTTCAGCGGGCGGTGACGATCGACCGGCTGCCGGTGGAGGACGTGGTGGCCGCCCTGTCCGCCAATCCGGCCCGGCTGCTCGGCATGGACGACACCGTCGGCTCCCTGGAGCCGGGCAAGCACGCCGACCTGGTCCTGCTGGACACCGACTTCGCCCTCAAGGGCGTGATGCGCCGGGGCGAATGGGTGGTGGATCCCCAACTGGGATGA
- a CDS encoding 1-phosphofructokinase family hexose kinase, whose protein sequence is MILTVTLNAALDITYRVRSLRPHTSHRVTEVTERPGGKGLYVARVLAALGHEVTATGFTGGATGRSLQDHLTAVPRLVDALVPAGDATRRTIAVVDERTGDTTQLNEPGPTVTPAEWSAFQEAYEGLVPSADAVALCGSLPPGVPVGAYAGLIRTARTAGVPVLLDTSGEPLRRGVAARPDIVKPNADELAELTGSHEPSRATQDARRRGARAVVASLGTQGLLAVTPEGRWRATPPARVHGNPTGAGDSLVAGLLSGLVEGLPWPDRLTRATALAAATVLAPVAGEFDREAYEELLGRVAVTGETSAA, encoded by the coding sequence GTGATCCTCACGGTCACGCTGAACGCGGCTCTCGACATCACCTATCGCGTACGGTCCCTGCGCCCGCACACCTCCCACCGGGTCACGGAGGTGACCGAACGGCCGGGCGGCAAGGGCCTGTACGTGGCCCGGGTCCTCGCGGCCCTCGGGCACGAGGTGACGGCCACCGGCTTCACCGGCGGCGCCACCGGGCGCTCCCTTCAGGACCACCTCACCGCCGTCCCGCGTCTGGTGGACGCCCTGGTCCCGGCCGGCGACGCGACCCGGCGCACGATCGCCGTCGTGGACGAGCGCACCGGCGACACCACCCAGCTCAACGAGCCCGGCCCGACCGTCACGCCCGCGGAGTGGTCCGCCTTCCAGGAGGCGTACGAGGGTCTCGTCCCGTCCGCGGACGCGGTGGCCCTGTGCGGCAGCCTGCCGCCGGGGGTCCCGGTGGGCGCGTACGCCGGGCTGATACGGACCGCCAGGACGGCCGGGGTGCCCGTCCTGCTCGACACCAGCGGCGAGCCCCTGCGGCGCGGGGTGGCCGCCCGCCCCGACATCGTGAAGCCGAACGCCGACGAACTGGCCGAGCTCACCGGCTCCCACGAGCCGTCGCGCGCCACCCAGGACGCCCGCCGGCGCGGCGCCCGCGCGGTCGTCGCCTCCCTCGGCACGCAGGGCCTGCTCGCCGTGACCCCGGAGGGCCGCTGGCGCGCCACCCCGCCCGCCCGCGTCCACGGCAACCCGACCGGCGCCGGCGACTCGCTGGTCGCGGGTCTCCTGTCCGGCCTGGTGGAGGGACTGCCCTGGCCGGACCGCCTGACCCGCGCGACCGCCCTCGCGGCGGCCACGGTCCTGGCCCCGGTGGCGGGCGAGTTCGACCGCGAGGCCTACGAGGAGCTGCTGGGGCGGGTGGCGGTGACGGGGGAGACCAGCGCGGCCTGA
- a CDS encoding carbohydrate-binding protein, with protein MTAGNNGASTPEDDDPFGYLYADGQANGAQPPSGGGYGYPNSVNRVRAVGQRQYGQQGQAAATAPYGQVPQQAQAPYGQSNTHYAAPESFPGGASTTQSPQPSYGGGGGRRGPNTKGLLIGAVAVVAAVVIGIGVAMMNGGDDDSAGGNEASSTPTVSQSSKPSPSASGSAPAQADLPETDAKTMRLSPGVVTASDVEGARAEGGVYVTGLNQVGSEVTWTVNGIPEEGTYTVFAGYSVPGKDQEMTLTVNGKAFGTKLNLGNFAKAGEGDYAKGWTQTYAYPTLSKGTNTISVSCQNGDKCDVLLDKMWLKAGQVKD; from the coding sequence ATGACGGCCGGCAACAACGGCGCGAGCACGCCCGAGGACGACGACCCGTTCGGCTACCTCTACGCCGACGGGCAGGCCAACGGGGCCCAGCCCCCGTCCGGTGGCGGCTACGGCTACCCGAACTCCGTGAACCGGGTGCGGGCCGTCGGCCAGCGGCAGTACGGCCAGCAGGGCCAGGCCGCCGCGACGGCGCCCTACGGGCAGGTCCCGCAGCAGGCCCAGGCCCCCTACGGCCAGTCGAACACGCACTACGCCGCTCCCGAGTCCTTCCCGGGCGGCGCGTCCACCACCCAGAGCCCGCAGCCGTCCTACGGCGGTGGCGGCGGCCGTCGCGGTCCCAACACGAAGGGGCTGCTGATCGGTGCCGTCGCGGTGGTCGCGGCGGTCGTCATCGGCATCGGCGTGGCGATGATGAACGGCGGCGACGACGACAGCGCGGGCGGCAACGAGGCGTCCAGCACGCCGACCGTCTCGCAGAGCAGCAAGCCGAGCCCGTCGGCGAGCGGCAGCGCGCCCGCCCAGGCGGACCTGCCGGAGACCGACGCGAAGACGATGCGGCTCTCGCCCGGCGTGGTGACCGCCTCCGACGTCGAGGGCGCCCGTGCCGAGGGCGGCGTCTACGTGACCGGCCTGAACCAGGTCGGCTCCGAGGTGACCTGGACCGTCAACGGCATCCCCGAGGAGGGCACCTACACCGTCTTCGCGGGCTACAGCGTCCCCGGCAAGGACCAGGAGATGACGCTCACCGTCAACGGCAAGGCGTTCGGCACCAAGCTGAACCTGGGCAACTTCGCGAAGGCCGGCGAGGGCGACTACGCGAAGGGCTGGACCCAGACCTACGCGTATCCCACCCTCAGCAAGGGCACCAACACCATTTCCGTCTCCTGCCAGAACGGCGACAAGTGCGACGTCCTGCTGGACAAGATGTGGCTGAAGGCCGGACAGGTCAAGGACTAG
- the cdgB gene encoding diguanylate cyclase CdgB, with protein METESEPYVRLASLRQLHQVMADMNAARSLADTLQTVADGVVTALGYELACVNLVRPDGDLVVAAFAGNPAAEALITGRVGSRESWERRLSMGEHWGDLVFIPHTEGWVLDDDDVPQWYTDGPAPRFEDEWHPSDRLFAPMYTSGLQGAASGELIGVLSVDRPRNGRRPGAWGREALQMYAFQAAIAISNARLRANMQRALVRLEREQQALRASEESFRQAFEYAPSGMAIAEMGGDQHGRILRTNDALCRLLGRPASAMRRYSFSDLVHPEDIGTLLRTSAEGGRAELRLGRRDGTYIWVHLRNSVVADAADGPRFLLTHVEDIEDRKRRELQLAHRASHDALTGLPNSAELRSRLSSRLCRRATQTGALEPVDAAFGHPAFDSNGHGFAYPPGAEAFDAYDHHVHTVAPEGERDDGTKGLAVLFCDLDGFKSINDRFGHNAGDAVLIEVARRLSGGVRDGDTVARLGGDEFVVLADGLGRADAQDLAVRLRNEIIQPIRVDGRAVRVGASFGIGWAHCGMTADEVLKSADERMYVEKRSRPKQHRRAG; from the coding sequence ATGGAGACCGAGTCGGAACCCTACGTCCGTCTTGCGTCCCTGCGACAGCTGCACCAGGTCATGGCCGACATGAACGCGGCCCGCAGCCTGGCCGACACACTGCAGACGGTCGCGGACGGCGTGGTCACCGCCCTCGGATACGAGCTGGCGTGCGTCAACCTCGTCCGTCCCGACGGCGATCTCGTGGTCGCCGCCTTCGCGGGCAACCCCGCGGCCGAGGCCCTGATCACCGGCCGGGTCGGATCCCGGGAGTCCTGGGAGCGTCGCCTGAGCATGGGCGAACACTGGGGCGACCTCGTCTTCATCCCGCACACCGAGGGGTGGGTCCTCGACGACGACGACGTACCGCAGTGGTACACCGACGGCCCCGCGCCCCGCTTCGAGGACGAGTGGCACCCCTCCGACCGGCTGTTCGCCCCGATGTACACCTCGGGCCTCCAGGGCGCCGCGAGCGGTGAACTGATCGGCGTGCTGTCCGTGGACCGGCCGCGCAACGGCCGCCGGCCGGGCGCGTGGGGACGCGAAGCGCTCCAGATGTACGCGTTCCAGGCCGCCATCGCGATCAGCAACGCGCGTCTGCGCGCCAACATGCAGCGCGCACTGGTCAGGCTCGAAAGGGAGCAGCAGGCCCTGCGCGCCAGTGAGGAAAGCTTCCGGCAGGCCTTCGAGTACGCGCCCTCCGGCATGGCCATCGCCGAGATGGGCGGCGACCAGCACGGCCGGATCCTGCGCACCAACGACGCCCTGTGCCGGCTGCTGGGCCGCCCCGCGTCCGCGATGCGCCGCTACTCGTTCTCCGACCTCGTCCACCCCGAGGACATAGGCACCCTGCTCCGGACGTCCGCCGAGGGCGGCCGGGCCGAGCTGCGCCTGGGCCGCCGGGACGGCACGTACATCTGGGTGCACCTGCGCAACTCCGTCGTCGCCGACGCCGCCGACGGTCCCCGGTTCCTCCTCACGCACGTCGAGGACATCGAGGACCGCAAGCGCCGCGAGCTCCAGCTCGCCCACCGCGCCTCGCACGACGCGCTCACCGGTCTGCCGAACTCCGCCGAGCTGCGCTCCCGGCTCTCCTCGCGCCTGTGCCGGCGGGCCACGCAGACGGGCGCCCTCGAACCGGTGGACGCGGCTTTCGGGCACCCCGCCTTCGACTCCAACGGCCACGGCTTCGCCTACCCGCCGGGCGCCGAGGCGTTCGACGCCTACGACCACCACGTGCACACCGTCGCCCCCGAGGGGGAGCGCGACGACGGCACCAAGGGGCTCGCGGTCCTCTTCTGCGACCTCGACGGCTTCAAGTCGATCAACGACCGGTTCGGGCACAACGCGGGAGACGCGGTCCTCATCGAGGTCGCCCGGCGGCTGTCCGGCGGTGTCCGCGACGGCGACACGGTGGCCCGGCTCGGCGGCGACGAGTTCGTCGTCCTGGCCGACGGGCTCGGCCGGGCGGACGCCCAGGACCTGGCCGTCCGCCTGCGCAACGAGATCATCCAGCCCATCCGGGTGGACGGCCGGGCCGTGCGGGTCGGCGCCAGCTTCGGTATCGGGTGGGCGCACTGCGGGATGACGGCGGACGAGGTGCTGAAGTCGGCCGACGAGCGGATGTACGTAGAGAAACGATCGCGTCCCAAACAACACAGACGCGCGGGATGA
- a CDS encoding flavin reductase family protein: protein MPNTPPVTSAPAVSPASGHAVGVSNDEFRAAMSRLASGVVLVTAREASLDPDDPRAPVGEDVGMTATAFMSVSLDPPLVLVSLREGSRMDDLLDEQPLWAVSVLSESQRHIAGRFAMKGRISDRLLFEDIPYVRGETTGAPLVGGALATLECRTEQRVPAGDHTLVVARVLTASLPSADGGPLAYFRGRYRQLG, encoded by the coding sequence GTGCCGAACACTCCGCCAGTCACCTCCGCCCCCGCCGTCTCCCCCGCCTCCGGGCATGCTGTGGGGGTGAGCAACGACGAGTTCCGTGCCGCCATGTCCCGGCTGGCCTCCGGCGTGGTCCTGGTGACCGCCCGGGAGGCGTCCCTCGACCCGGACGACCCGCGGGCGCCGGTCGGCGAGGACGTCGGCATGACGGCGACGGCGTTCATGTCGGTCTCCCTGGACCCGCCCCTGGTGCTGGTCAGCCTGCGCGAGGGCTCCCGCATGGACGACCTGCTCGACGAGCAGCCCCTGTGGGCGGTGTCGGTGCTGTCCGAGAGCCAGCGGCACATCGCCGGCCGGTTCGCCATGAAGGGCCGCATCAGCGACCGCCTCCTGTTCGAGGACATCCCCTACGTCCGCGGCGAGACGACCGGCGCCCCCCTGGTGGGCGGCGCCCTGGCCACCCTGGAGTGCCGCACCGAACAACGCGTGCCGGCCGGCGACCACACCCTGGTCGTCGCCCGCGTCCTGACGGCTTCCCTGCCGAGCGCGGACGGCGGCCCGCTGGCGTATTTCCGGGGGCGGTACCGGCAGTTGGGGTGA
- the arfB gene encoding alternative ribosome rescue aminoacyl-tRNA hydrolase ArfB, giving the protein MDDMSGPYLIRGSVSLPEAELMWRFSRSSGPGGQHVNTSDSRVELRFDLARTEALPEVWKQRALDKLAGRLVDGVVTVRASEHRSQWRNRETAAVRLATLLAEATAPPPKPRRATRIPRGINERRLREKKQRSDTKRGRTGRDWG; this is encoded by the coding sequence ATGGACGACATGTCCGGGCCCTATCTGATCCGCGGCTCCGTCTCGCTCCCCGAGGCCGAGCTCATGTGGCGTTTCTCGCGGTCGTCGGGGCCGGGCGGGCAGCACGTCAACACCAGCGACTCACGCGTGGAGCTCCGCTTCGACCTGGCGCGCACCGAAGCCCTTCCGGAGGTGTGGAAGCAGCGGGCGCTGGACAAGCTGGCCGGGCGGCTCGTGGACGGCGTGGTGACCGTGCGCGCCTCCGAGCACCGCTCCCAGTGGCGCAACCGCGAGACCGCCGCGGTCCGCCTGGCCACCCTCCTCGCCGAGGCGACGGCTCCCCCGCCCAAGCCCCGCCGGGCGACCCGCATCCCGCGCGGCATCAACGAGCGCCGCCTGCGCGAGAAGAAGCAGCGCTCGGACACCAAGCGGGGCAGAACAGGACGCGACTGGGGCTAG
- a CDS encoding TerD family protein encodes MAVSLSKGGNVSLTKEAPGLTAVTVGLGWDVRTTTGTDFDLDASAIAVNPQGKVFSDAHFVFFNNKQTPDQTIVHTGDNRTGEGAGDDEAINVNLAGLPADVDKIVFPVSIYDAENRSQNFGQVRNAYIRIVNQDGGTEIARYDLSEDAATETAMVFGELYRNGAEWKFRAVGQGYASGLVGIAQDFGVNV; translated from the coding sequence ATGGCTGTAAGCCTGTCCAAGGGTGGCAACGTCTCGCTCACCAAGGAGGCTCCGGGCCTGACCGCCGTCACCGTGGGCCTCGGCTGGGACGTCCGCACCACCACCGGCACGGACTTCGACCTCGACGCCTCCGCCATCGCGGTCAATCCTCAGGGCAAGGTCTTCTCGGACGCCCACTTCGTCTTCTTCAACAACAAGCAGACGCCGGACCAGACCATCGTCCACACCGGCGACAACCGCACGGGCGAGGGCGCGGGCGACGACGAGGCGATCAACGTCAACCTGGCCGGCCTCCCCGCCGACGTCGACAAGATCGTCTTCCCGGTGTCGATCTACGACGCCGAGAACCGCTCGCAGAACTTCGGCCAGGTCCGCAACGCCTACATCCGCATCGTCAACCAGGACGGCGGCACCGAGATCGCCCGCTACGACCTCTCCGAGGACGCGGCCACCGAGACCGCGATGGTCTTCGGCGAGCTCTACCGCAACGGCGCGGAGTGGAAGTTCCGCGCCGTCGGCCAGGGGTACGCCTCGGGCCTGGTCGGCATCGCCCAGGACTTCGGTGTGAACGTCTGA
- a CDS encoding M1 family metallopeptidase, translated as MSRSAPVVPARTSFLLALGALALTACGGGVDGTPGGSGVRDPYFPKAGNGGYDVTHYDLTLAYDPGSARLTGRATLTARATQDLSAFDLDLQGLDVDEVTVDGQDARWNRTGQELTVRPRDELDEDGTFRVTVRYSGTPQTITDPDGSEEGWLRTADGALALGEPTGSMAWYPGNHHPSDKAAYDLAVTVPQGLTAVSNGELTGETTRGGRTTYSWHTAEPMASHAATLAVGRYAITRYDLNRAAPASAPAATSPTSSTASTPRLSVYIAVDPKEAAASRTVLARIPEIMRWAEDTFGPYPFSSAGAIVDRAGDAGYALETQNRPVFPGAPDTATLVHELAHQWYGDSVTPKTWQDMWLNEGFATYAEWLWEEDHGGDSAQRTFDALYDHGEDTHEDLWSFPPAEPESAAHISGSPVYQRGAMVLHQIRRTMGDTAFRALLRGWAAAHRHGTADTGDFTAYVERQAPGADFSGIWEEWLYGEGKPARD; from the coding sequence GTGTCCCGATCCGCACCGGTGGTCCCGGCCCGCACGTCCTTCCTGCTCGCGCTCGGCGCCCTCGCCCTGACCGCGTGCGGCGGGGGAGTCGACGGCACCCCCGGCGGCTCCGGTGTGCGCGACCCGTACTTCCCGAAGGCGGGCAACGGCGGCTACGACGTCACCCACTACGACCTGACCCTCGCCTACGACCCCGGCTCCGCCCGGCTCACCGGCCGGGCCACCCTCACCGCCCGCGCGACCCAGGACCTCTCCGCATTCGACCTCGACCTCCAGGGCCTGGACGTCGACGAGGTCACCGTGGACGGCCAGGACGCCCGCTGGAACCGCACCGGCCAGGAGCTGACCGTGCGCCCGCGGGACGAGCTGGACGAGGACGGGACGTTCCGCGTCACCGTCCGCTACTCCGGCACCCCGCAGACGATCACCGACCCGGACGGCTCGGAGGAGGGCTGGCTGCGCACGGCCGACGGGGCCCTGGCCCTCGGCGAGCCCACCGGTTCCATGGCGTGGTACCCCGGCAACCACCACCCTTCGGACAAGGCGGCGTACGACCTCGCGGTGACCGTGCCGCAGGGCCTGACGGCCGTGTCCAACGGGGAGCTGACGGGCGAGACGACCCGCGGCGGCCGTACGACGTACTCCTGGCACACGGCCGAACCCATGGCGAGCCACGCCGCCACCCTCGCCGTCGGCCGCTACGCCATCACCCGCTACGACCTGAACCGCGCCGCCCCGGCCTCAGCCCCGGCCGCCACCTCCCCGACGAGCTCCACCGCCTCCACCCCCCGCCTGTCCGTGTACATCGCCGTCGACCCGAAGGAGGCGGCGGCCAGCCGGACGGTGCTGGCACGGATCCCGGAGATCATGCGGTGGGCCGAGGACACCTTCGGCCCGTATCCCTTCTCCTCCGCCGGAGCGATCGTCGACCGCGCGGGCGACGCCGGGTACGCCCTGGAGACCCAGAACCGGCCCGTCTTCCCCGGCGCCCCCGACACGGCGACCCTCGTCCACGAGCTGGCCCACCAGTGGTACGGCGACTCGGTCACGCCGAAGACCTGGCAGGACATGTGGCTCAACGAGGGCTTCGCGACGTACGCGGAATGGCTGTGGGAGGAGGACCACGGCGGCGACAGCGCCCAGCGGACCTTCGACGCCCTGTACGACCACGGTGAGGACACCCACGAGGACCTCTGGTCCTTCCCGCCCGCCGAGCCGGAGAGCGCCGCGCACATCTCCGGCAGCCCCGTCTACCAGCGGGGCGCGATGGTCCTGCACCAGATCCGCCGGACCATGGGCGACACGGCCTTCCGCGCCCTCCTGCGGGGCTGGGCCGCCGCGCACCGCCACGGAACCGCCGACACCGGGGACTTCACGGCGTACGTGGAGCGGCAGGCGCCCGGCGCGGACTTCAGCGGGATCTGGGAGGAGTGGCTGTACGGGGAGGGGAAGCCGGCGCGGGACTGA
- a CDS encoding pentapeptide repeat-containing protein, producing the protein MVRRAVGGSARAGGTGGTGGPGRGGGAGVKAARRPEVRLPPLEPYGGGGLEPDGDYDGLRFREADFAGQDGGGARFMDCALTDCALDDTRLTRARVLDSVLTGPRGVGTDLAEATLRDVEVIDARMGGVQLHGAVLERVLIRGGKIDYLNLRTARLRDVVFEGCVLVEPDFGSARLERVEFVDCTLKGVDLTAATLKDVDLRQVASLEIARGVDRLAGAVISPAQLLDLAPVLAGALGIRVEG; encoded by the coding sequence ATGGTGAGGCGAGCGGTGGGCGGGAGTGCGCGAGCCGGTGGGACCGGGGGGACCGGTGGGCCGGGCAGGGGTGGTGGGGCGGGGGTCAAGGCGGCCAGGCGGCCCGAGGTGCGGCTGCCGCCGCTGGAGCCGTACGGCGGCGGGGGACTGGAGCCGGACGGGGACTACGACGGGCTGCGGTTCCGGGAGGCGGACTTCGCCGGGCAGGACGGCGGGGGTGCCCGGTTCATGGACTGCGCGCTGACGGACTGCGCGCTGGACGACACCCGGCTGACGCGTGCGCGTGTGCTGGACTCGGTCCTCACCGGCCCGCGCGGGGTGGGCACCGACCTCGCGGAGGCGACCCTGCGGGACGTGGAGGTGATCGACGCCCGCATGGGCGGGGTCCAGCTGCACGGGGCGGTCCTGGAACGGGTCCTGATCCGCGGCGGCAAGATCGACTACCTGAACCTGCGCACGGCCCGGCTCCGTGACGTCGTCTTCGAGGGCTGTGTCCTGGTCGAGCCGGACTTCGGGAGTGCGCGGCTGGAGCGGGTGGAGTTCGTGGACTGCACGCTGAAGGGGGTGGACCTGACCGCGGCGACCCTGAAGGACGTGGACCTGCGCCAGGTCGCCTCGCTGGAGATCGCGCGGGGCGTGGACCGGCTGGCGGGGGCGGTGATCAGCCCGGCGCAGCTGCTGGATCTGGCGCCGGTGCTGGCGGGGGCGCTGGGGATCCGGGTGGAGGGCTGA